In Clostridium sp. DL-VIII, the following proteins share a genomic window:
- a CDS encoding HAMP domain-containing sensor histidine kinase: MKYNLSKRLFIITLSLVVGLLLIAYVAQAVFFESFYSYKKTTSLVNEVNKFHDLYSYQFSNSHDLNIALQKFENDTNAKVIVTSVDGKIKYLPNTDNTDNESLNTLAAFGQELLDDKDLINQVVKYSKTGYTNFDNNTKIGVISTLSINSSNDSLMFCVSPIQPIKEASEVISEFFIYLFIGLIVISVLLSFVYSNLISKPLVNLTHAANKISKMNFTEVCETEREDEIGSLAKSLNFLSKNLQAALLDLQSKNKKLEDDIEKERQLEDMRKDFISNVSHELKTPIGIIEGYAEGLKDGIVSGEDANLYLETIIDESKKMTVLVTNMLELSKLESGIIKPNFESFNINRLINKVLNKHKPDFEENKLNINFNPAVPYSYVYADPFQMEQVLTNLITNAIKYTPPKNDININIEEKLDRFKISVQNMGVTIPEEEISKLFDKFYRLDRSRERTQKNSTGIGLSIVKNILHLHNSEFNLQNINGGVEFYFYLEKIVSSEDEEEI; encoded by the coding sequence ATGAAGTATAATTTATCCAAAAGATTATTTATTATAACATTATCTCTCGTTGTAGGACTGCTGCTTATAGCATATGTCGCACAGGCTGTTTTCTTTGAAAGTTTTTATTCTTACAAAAAAACAACTTCATTAGTTAATGAAGTAAATAAATTTCACGATTTATATTCTTATCAATTTAGTAACAGCCATGATTTAAATATTGCTCTTCAAAAATTTGAAAATGACACTAATGCAAAAGTTATAGTTACCTCAGTGGATGGTAAAATCAAATATCTTCCTAATACTGACAATACTGATAATGAAAGCCTTAATACTTTAGCTGCTTTTGGTCAAGAATTATTAGATGATAAAGATTTAATAAATCAAGTTGTTAAATATTCTAAAACTGGATATACAAACTTTGATAACAATACTAAAATTGGAGTAATTAGTACTCTGTCTATCAATAGTTCTAATGACAGTCTTATGTTTTGTGTCTCGCCAATTCAGCCCATAAAGGAAGCTTCTGAGGTAATAAGTGAATTTTTCATTTATTTATTCATAGGTCTGATTGTCATTTCAGTACTACTTTCGTTTGTTTATTCTAATTTAATATCTAAACCTCTTGTGAATTTAACTCATGCTGCAAATAAAATTTCTAAAATGAATTTTACTGAAGTTTGTGAAACCGAAAGAGAAGATGAGATAGGGAGCCTCGCCAAATCTCTAAACTTTCTGTCCAAAAATCTTCAAGCTGCACTCCTCGATTTGCAGAGTAAAAATAAGAAATTAGAAGATGATATTGAAAAAGAACGGCAATTAGAAGATATGCGGAAAGACTTTATATCAAATGTCAGCCACGAACTTAAAACTCCTATTGGGATAATAGAAGGTTATGCTGAAGGACTTAAAGACGGCATAGTATCTGGTGAAGATGCCAATTTATATTTAGAGACCATAATTGATGAATCTAAAAAAATGACTGTTTTAGTTACTAATATGTTAGAGCTTTCAAAACTTGAATCTGGAATTATAAAACCAAACTTTGAATCCTTTAATATTAATAGATTAATTAACAAGGTCTTAAATAAACATAAGCCTGATTTTGAAGAAAATAAGCTTAACATAAACTTCAATCCCGCAGTACCTTATAGCTATGTTTATGCAGACCCATTTCAAATGGAGCAGGTTTTAACTAATCTTATAACAAATGCAATTAAATATACGCCACCTAAAAATGATATTAATATAAACATTGAGGAAAAATTAGATAGATTTAAAATATCCGTACAAAACATGGGTGTAACCATCCCTGAGGAAGAGATAAGTAAACTTTTTGATAAGTTTTATAGACTAGACAGATCCAGAGAAAGAACTCAAAAGAATAGTACAGGAATAGGATTATCAATAGTAAAAAATATCCTGCACCTTCATAATAGTGAATTTAATCTGCAAAACATAAATGGAGGAGTTGAATTCTACTTCTATCTTGAAAAAATAGTATCATCTGAGGATGAAGAAGAAATATAA
- a CDS encoding asparaginase — translation MLLINKNNSNLKNIVILATGGTIAGTGEEGKTTNYQAGNLDIQTLIRSVYNLDKIANIYGEQIANVDSNDITINHWLTLANKINELSKQDDIDGFVITHGTDTLEETAYFLDLTVKTNKPVVVTGAMRPSTATSADGPLNLYQSVALAASDLSIGQGCMVVFSDGIYSGRNVQKVNTFKTNAFSSIEFGCLGYMRDNIPYFFNKSVKPHTVYSQFDISKLSKLPQVSIAYFNIDADPSIIDYFAQRCEGIVIAGAGSGTFSSKWLDEIKELEDKGIPVVRSSRIGSGIILKDSTIDKYSNCIPSYTLSPQKARILLSLALTKTKDYSEIGKIFAEY, via the coding sequence GTGTTGTTAATTAATAAGAATAATTCTAATCTTAAAAATATAGTTATTTTAGCTACAGGAGGTACTATTGCAGGCACAGGAGAAGAAGGAAAAACAACAAATTATCAGGCAGGTAATTTGGATATACAGACATTAATTAGAAGTGTTTATAATCTTGATAAAATAGCGAATATATATGGTGAACAAATAGCAAATGTAGATAGTAATGATATAACTATTAATCATTGGTTAACACTTGCAAATAAAATAAATGAACTTTCAAAACAAGATGATATAGATGGTTTTGTAATAACTCATGGTACTGATACATTAGAAGAAACAGCATATTTTTTGGATTTAACAGTTAAAACTAACAAGCCGGTGGTAGTAACAGGTGCAATGAGGCCTTCTACTGCTACAAGTGCTGATGGTCCCTTGAATTTATATCAATCAGTGGCACTTGCAGCCAGTGATTTATCCATAGGGCAGGGATGCATGGTTGTATTTTCTGATGGGATTTATAGTGGACGAAACGTTCAAAAGGTAAATACTTTTAAAACCAATGCATTTAGTTCCATAGAATTTGGATGTCTTGGGTATATGAGAGATAACATTCCTTATTTTTTTAATAAGTCTGTAAAGCCACATACGGTATATTCGCAATTTGATATTTCAAAATTAAGTAAATTACCACAGGTTTCTATTGCATATTTTAATATTGATGCTGATCCTTCAATTATCGATTATTTTGCTCAAAGATGTGAGGGGATAGTAATAGCAGGAGCAGGAAGCGGAACTTTTAGTTCAAAATGGTTAGATGAAATTAAGGAATTAGAAGATAAAGGAATTCCTGTTGTGAGATCTTCAAGAATAGGAAGTGGAATAATATTAAAGGATTCAACTATAGATAAATATTCCAACTGTATTCCAAGTTATACATTATCACCTCAAAAAGCTAGAATACTGCTTTCCTTAGCGTTGACTAAAACAAAGGATTATTCTGAAATAGGAAAAATTTTTGCAGAGTACTAA
- a CDS encoding dipeptidase produces MMYIDLHCDTAGRIFYENLNLRNELCKVNIENLKVGRNLGQVFAFFIDKKLNDDPYDEFINLYDRFMKEIEKNSKEIEIVRNNKELFSAQRDGKIGAFLSIEGGEVVKGNTEILEKVYKMGIRILTITWNYKNELGYPNVEFLNKNEHLTETGLEVIDKCESLGIIPDSSHLSDAGFYDLIRVCKKPFIASHSNARAITNHPRNLSDDMIKLLAEKGGVMGLNFCADFLGNKSVSSIEDMVFHINHIRNIGGIDVLAIGSDFDGIKNEVEIKNASEFDKLHAALKENDFKEAEIEKIFYKNSLRVFEETLK; encoded by the coding sequence ATGATGTATATAGATTTGCATTGTGATACGGCAGGAAGAATATTTTATGAAAATTTGAACCTTAGAAATGAATTGTGTAAGGTTAACATTGAAAATTTAAAAGTAGGGAGAAACTTAGGGCAGGTATTTGCTTTTTTTATAGATAAAAAATTAAATGATGATCCATATGATGAGTTTATTAATTTATATGATAGATTCATGAAAGAAATTGAAAAGAACTCTAAAGAAATAGAAATTGTGAGAAATAATAAAGAATTATTTTCTGCACAAAGGGATGGTAAAATAGGTGCTTTTCTTTCAATTGAAGGGGGGGAAGTTGTTAAGGGAAATACAGAGATTTTAGAAAAAGTATATAAAATGGGGATAAGAATATTAACAATTACCTGGAATTATAAAAATGAATTGGGTTATCCTAATGTAGAATTTCTTAATAAGAATGAACATTTAACTGAAACAGGGCTTGAAGTAATTGATAAATGTGAAAGCTTAGGCATAATTCCAGACTCATCGCATTTATCTGATGCCGGATTTTATGATTTAATTAGAGTTTGCAAAAAGCCATTTATAGCATCTCACTCTAATGCAAGAGCAATAACAAATCATCCTAGAAATCTAAGTGATGATATGATAAAATTATTAGCTGAAAAAGGTGGTGTAATGGGTTTGAATTTTTGCGCCGATTTTTTAGGTAATAAAAGTGTATCTTCAATAGAAGATATGGTTTTTCACATAAATCACATAAGAAATATAGGTGGAATTGATGTTCTAGCCATTGGCAGTGATTTCGATGGAATAAAAAATGAAGTGGAAATAAAGAATGCCTCAGAATTTGATAAATTGCACGCAGCTCTTAAAGAAAATGATTTTAAAGAAGCAGAAATAGAAAAAATATTTTACAAGAACTCCCTTAGAGTTTTTGAAGAAACGTTAAAATAA
- a CDS encoding response regulator transcription factor has product MKKSILIVEDELRIRFLLRDYLLKENFNVYEASDGEEGLFVFSTQKIDLILLDIMMPVMDGFTMLGKLREASTVPVILLTAKGEEEDKLQGYDYGADDYITKPFSPKVLMAKIKALLKRTREDLDSSLQDFRGLTINKLSHEVKIDGQEIILSPKEYELLTYLITNEGIALTRDNILDNVWGIDYYGDIRTVDTNVKRLREKLLDKANFIVTVRGSGYKFEAK; this is encoded by the coding sequence ATGAAGAAATCTATTTTAATCGTTGAAGATGAATTAAGAATAAGATTTTTACTTAGAGACTATTTACTTAAAGAAAATTTTAATGTTTATGAAGCATCAGATGGAGAAGAAGGTTTATTTGTATTCAGCACTCAAAAAATTGATCTAATCCTCTTAGATATAATGATGCCGGTTATGGATGGCTTCACAATGCTTGGTAAATTAAGAGAAGCGTCAACTGTCCCAGTTATTCTTCTTACTGCAAAAGGTGAAGAAGAAGATAAACTTCAAGGATACGATTATGGTGCTGATGATTATATTACAAAACCATTCAGTCCAAAAGTTTTAATGGCTAAAATCAAAGCTCTTCTAAAAAGGACAAGAGAAGATTTAGATTCAAGCCTTCAAGATTTTAGAGGCCTTACTATAAATAAACTTTCTCATGAAGTTAAAATAGATGGACAAGAAATAATATTATCGCCAAAAGAATACGAACTATTAACATATTTAATTACTAATGAAGGAATTGCTTTAACCAGAGATAATATTTTAGATAATGTATGGGGTATAGATTATTATGGTGATATTCGTACTGTAGATACTAATGTTAAAAGACTTCGTGAAAAATTGTTAGATAAAGCTAATTTTATAGTTACAGTACGTGGCAGCGGCTATAAATTCGAGGCTAAATAA
- a CDS encoding metallophosphoesterase translates to MSEHCSKSKDFIKRLLNEGKLVKFDDDSKIVIISDVHRGDGGYADSLRQNRNIYKAALGFYYQNGYTLIELGDGDELWKNKNCLDIAYTYKDIFALMNRFYEENRLYLVFGNHDIVKSNSQFIKDQERLFEDMGHGFGREMISLYSRIDFYEGIILRYVPSNGDIIAFHGHQVDIINCDMWKTSRFLVRYVWRFMEGVAGFKSPISPANNYDKGSKIDGILGKLAREERKVIICGHTHNDIFPEPDEGIYFNDGCCVFPSAITCIEIINGEISLIKWEIEVGNYDILYITRSITGGPERIQKYLDYAKTL, encoded by the coding sequence ATGAGTGAACATTGTTCTAAAAGTAAAGATTTTATCAAGAGATTATTAAATGAGGGAAAACTAGTTAAATTTGATGACGACTCAAAAATAGTGATAATAAGTGATGTTCATAGGGGAGATGGAGGATATGCAGATTCATTAAGGCAGAACAGGAATATTTACAAAGCTGCTCTTGGATTTTATTATCAAAACGGATATACTTTAATTGAATTAGGAGATGGGGATGAACTATGGAAAAATAAAAATTGTCTGGATATAGCATATACTTATAAGGATATTTTTGCATTAATGAATAGATTTTATGAGGAGAATAGATTATATTTGGTATTTGGAAATCATGATATAGTTAAATCAAATTCACAATTTATAAAAGATCAAGAAAGACTTTTTGAAGATATGGGACATGGATTTGGACGTGAAATGATTAGTTTATACAGCAGAATAGATTTTTATGAGGGAATCATACTTAGATATGTACCTTCTAATGGTGATATAATTGCATTTCATGGACATCAGGTTGATATAATAAATTGTGATATGTGGAAGACCAGCAGATTTTTGGTTAGATATGTATGGAGATTTATGGAAGGAGTTGCTGGGTTTAAGTCACCAATTAGTCCTGCTAATAATTATGATAAAGGTAGTAAGATAGACGGTATACTTGGAAAGCTTGCACGAGAAGAAAGAAAAGTGATTATCTGCGGGCATACTCATAATGATATATTTCCAGAACCTGACGAAGGAATTTATTTTAATGATGGGTGCTGCGTATTTCCATCAGCAATAACCTGCATTGAAATTATAAATGGAGAAATTTCACTAATCAAATGGGAGATAGAAGTAGGTAATTATGATATTTTATATATTACAAGAAGTATAACCGGAGGACCAGAAAGAATACAAAAATATTTGGATTACGCAAAAACTCTATAG
- a CDS encoding SDR family oxidoreductase, giving the protein MNKLSGKVALITGASRGIGRAIALELAKEGASVVINYSKDDDGARETLEEIKKVDGYGIIVKGNISSFKNCEAIVNEVITAMGRIDILINNAGISKIGLFMDSTEDEISEIVNTNLLGAMYLTKHVLKYMISRKQGNIINISSIWGETGASCEVLYSTTKGGINLFTKALAKEIAPSNIRVNCIAPGVINTKMNSFLGYEEKKSLEEEIPLGRFGDPSEVGRLAVFLSSEDSSYITGQIIRVDGGFI; this is encoded by the coding sequence ATGAATAAATTGAGTGGTAAGGTAGCATTGATTACAGGAGCATCAAGAGGTATTGGAAGAGCTATAGCACTAGAACTTGCAAAGGAGGGAGCAAGTGTAGTAATAAATTATTCAAAGGATGACGATGGAGCCAGAGAAACTTTAGAAGAAATTAAAAAAGTAGATGGGTATGGAATTATAGTAAAAGGAAATATTTCATCTTTTAAAAATTGTGAAGCTATCGTTAATGAAGTTATAACTGCAATGGGAAGAATTGATATTTTAATAAATAATGCAGGCATAAGTAAAATAGGTTTATTTATGGACTCTACTGAAGATGAAATAAGCGAGATTGTAAATACTAATTTATTAGGAGCTATGTATTTAACAAAGCATGTGTTGAAGTATATGATTTCAAGGAAACAAGGAAATATAATTAACATTTCTTCAATTTGGGGAGAAACAGGAGCATCATGTGAAGTTCTTTATTCAACAACAAAAGGAGGAATAAACTTATTTACAAAAGCTCTTGCAAAGGAGATTGCTCCATCAAATATAAGAGTAAACTGTATTGCGCCAGGAGTAATAAATACGAAGATGAATTCATTTTTAGGATATGAAGAAAAAAAATCCCTAGAAGAAGAAATTCCTCTAGGAAGATTTGGTGATCCAAGTGAAGTGGGAAGGCTTGCAGTATTTTTAAGCAGTGAAGATTCATCATATATTACAGGGCAAATTATACGTGTAGATGGAGGATTCATTTAG